The proteins below come from a single Carnobacterium divergens DSM 20623 genomic window:
- a CDS encoding phage holin family protein — MKFWQGVLINALLFLALSGFFRATFYVESIWIALAASLVLAVLNMSIKPVLSILSLPITFLTLGFFSIVINAFMLKLTAAIVGSGFHFATFGTAMWVAILLSLANLFISNRVSTE; from the coding sequence ATGAAATTTTGGCAGGGTGTTTTGATTAATGCTTTGTTATTCTTAGCATTATCAGGTTTTTTCAGAGCAACATTTTATGTTGAAAGTATTTGGATAGCGTTAGCAGCAAGTTTAGTTTTGGCTGTTTTAAATATGTCGATTAAACCAGTTTTAAGCATTCTATCCTTGCCAATTACTTTTTTAACATTAGGATTCTTTAGTATTGTTATCAATGCATTCATGTTGAAATTAACAGCGGCTATTGTTGGTAGCGGATTTCATTTTGCTACATTTGGCACAGCGATGTGGGTGGCAATTTTATTGTCCCTTGCAAATCTATTTATTTCAAATCGCGTTTCAACAGAATAG
- the galU gene encoding UTP--glucose-1-phosphate uridylyltransferase GalU has product MQKVRKAVIPAAGLGTRFLPATKAMAKEMLPIVDKPTIQFIVEEAINSGIEDILIVTGKSKRPIEDHFDSNPELEANLKEKDKLELLKLVEETTGLNLYFVRQSYPKGLGHAVLQAKAFVGNEPFVVMLGDDLMEDTVPLTKQLMDGYEKTHASNIAVMKVPHEDTSKYGIIDPEMEVEKGLFHVRKFVEKPDPKDAPSDLAIIGRYLLTPEIFDILENQAPGAGNEIQLTDAIDTLNKTQRVFAHEFKGTRYDVGDKFGFLKTSIQYGLKHPEVKNSLREYIIQLGSELASEDAKEADKVDKTPKKK; this is encoded by the coding sequence ATGCAAAAAGTAAGAAAAGCTGTCATTCCGGCAGCTGGATTAGGAACACGATTTTTACCAGCAACAAAAGCAATGGCAAAAGAAATGTTGCCAATCGTTGATAAACCAACCATTCAATTTATTGTGGAAGAAGCGATTAATTCAGGGATTGAAGATATTCTAATTGTGACAGGAAAGAGCAAACGTCCAATTGAAGACCATTTTGACTCAAACCCAGAACTAGAAGCGAATTTAAAAGAAAAAGATAAACTTGAACTATTAAAATTAGTAGAAGAAACCACTGGTTTAAACCTTTACTTTGTTCGTCAATCTTATCCAAAAGGATTAGGTCATGCTGTTTTACAAGCGAAGGCATTTGTTGGCAATGAGCCTTTTGTCGTGATGCTAGGTGATGACTTGATGGAGGATACTGTCCCATTAACGAAACAATTAATGGATGGTTACGAAAAAACTCATGCTTCAAACATTGCTGTGATGAAAGTTCCACATGAGGATACTTCAAAATACGGTATTATTGATCCTGAAATGGAAGTAGAAAAAGGATTATTCCATGTACGTAAATTTGTTGAAAAACCAGACCCAAAAGATGCACCAAGTGATTTAGCTATTATTGGTCGTTATTTATTAACGCCAGAAATTTTTGATATTTTAGAAAACCAAGCTCCTGGAGCGGGAAATGAAATTCAATTAACCGATGCCATTGACACATTAAATAAAACACAACGCGTTTTTGCACATGAATTTAAAGGCACAAGATATGACGTTGGTGATAAATTTGGTTTCTTAAAAACAAGCATCCAATATGGTCTAAAACATCCTGAAGTGAAAAATTCATTACGTGAATACATTATTCAATTAGGTAGCGAATTAGCTAGTGAAGACGCTAAAGAAGCTGATAAAGTAGATAAAACACCGAAGAAAAAATAA
- a CDS encoding PspC domain-containing protein: protein MKKLTKSRQDRVLSGVLGGIAEYFGIDATILRIIFVVAAFFGFGSPVILYIILAICIPEPKRDTTDSNYGNRYYSTNYEDYNGKKKAKQDKRKEAEKVEDDDWSDF from the coding sequence ATGAAAAAATTAACAAAATCAAGACAAGATAGAGTTTTAAGTGGTGTATTAGGTGGGATTGCAGAGTATTTTGGAATTGATGCAACAATTTTAAGAATAATTTTTGTTGTAGCTGCATTCTTTGGCTTTGGTTCCCCAGTGATTTTGTACATCATCTTAGCAATCTGTATTCCTGAACCAAAACGAGATACAACAGATTCTAATTATGGAAATCGTTACTATTCAACGAATTATGAAGACTATAATGGCAAAAAAAAAGCTAAACAAGATAAACGTAAAGAAGCAGAGAAAGTTGAAGATGATGACTGGAGTGATTTCTAA
- a CDS encoding MATE family efflux transporter, translating to MVKKKRLHSDNELISLSWPIFVELFLRVIIGNINVLMISKYSESAVAAVGASNQILNLTVFIFGFVSVGTQIIIAQLIGAKRRERIQSVITTSLTAALVLGFLISAIFIFFSTYFLQWMQLSPELVEIGASYLKIFGGGMFLTSLTTTMIAIMRSHGFTKPALLVPLFASIIAVIGNFFALYGPFGLPVFGVTGMAVSSIVGNSVGLVIAIYLLHRHVRYRISFTNFKDFSFKNLKSVLSYGLPSSGEALSYQAAQVVVTTIVATLGQDALVAKSYVNAITQFVSLAAASLSQGTQIMIGRHVGAGEIDRAYHRGIRSVKIGVILSVVITFLIWLFITPIMGVFTSSLTVLLIAKQVFLVDIFLEAGRAVNMILVGALNASGDVKYPLICSIIVLWIISLPFSYLLAIKFGLGLVGVWLAYAIDEILRSLLMLYRWKSDIWKSKFKLSD from the coding sequence ATGGTCAAAAAGAAGCGTCTTCATTCAGATAATGAGCTCATTAGTTTAAGTTGGCCAATTTTTGTGGAACTTTTTTTAAGGGTTATTATTGGAAATATTAACGTACTAATGATTTCAAAATATTCAGAAAGTGCTGTGGCTGCTGTTGGTGCATCCAATCAAATCTTGAATTTAACCGTATTTATTTTCGGATTTGTAAGTGTCGGAACTCAAATTATCATTGCCCAATTAATTGGTGCAAAAAGAAGAGAACGAATCCAATCGGTGATTACTACGTCTTTAACTGCTGCTTTGGTTCTTGGTTTTTTAATCAGTGCTATTTTTATCTTCTTTTCAACCTATTTCCTCCAATGGATGCAACTAAGTCCTGAATTAGTTGAAATAGGGGCTAGCTATTTAAAAATATTTGGTGGTGGAATGTTTTTAACTTCTCTGACAACTACTATGATTGCGATTATGCGTAGTCATGGTTTTACAAAACCCGCTTTACTTGTCCCTCTATTTGCAAGTATTATTGCAGTTATTGGAAATTTCTTTGCTTTGTATGGCCCCTTTGGTTTACCTGTTTTCGGTGTTACTGGCATGGCTGTTTCCAGTATTGTTGGGAATTCTGTAGGTTTAGTTATCGCAATTTATTTGCTACACCGCCATGTTCGTTATCGCATTTCATTTACAAATTTTAAAGATTTTTCTTTTAAAAATTTAAAATCTGTTTTAAGTTATGGTCTTCCTTCTTCTGGAGAAGCTCTTTCTTACCAAGCGGCACAAGTTGTTGTAACCACAATTGTTGCGACCTTAGGACAAGATGCGTTAGTAGCGAAATCTTACGTTAATGCAATCACTCAGTTTGTTTCACTTGCCGCTGCTTCATTGAGCCAAGGAACGCAGATTATGATTGGTCGACATGTTGGAGCTGGAGAAATTGATCGTGCGTACCACCGAGGAATTCGTAGTGTGAAAATCGGCGTTATCCTTTCTGTTGTTATTACCTTTTTAATTTGGTTATTCATTACACCAATTATGGGGGTTTTCACTTCCAGTCTGACGGTTCTATTGATTGCTAAACAGGTTTTCTTAGTCGACATCTTCTTAGAAGCAGGACGAGCTGTCAATATGATTTTGGTTGGCGCTTTAAATGCGAGTGGCGACGTGAAATATCCATTGATTTGCAGTATTATTGTCCTTTGGATTATTAGCTTGCCTTTCTCTTATTTACTAGCTATCAAATTTGGGCTTGGTCTAGTTGGCGTTTGGTTAGCCTATGCAATCGATGAAATTTTGCGAAGTTTATTGATGCTTTATCGTTGGAAATCTGATATTTGGAAAAGTAAATTTAAATTATCCGATTAA
- the ppaX gene encoding pyrophosphatase PpaX, with amino-acid sequence MSIETVLFDFDGTLANTNALISQSHLAVLEEYFPGEYDLEAVRAFNGPTLEMVYGKLNPLEKETMIAKYRQFNEAHHDEMVTVFEGVTENLERLKSIGIRLAIVSSKRNDVLLRGLKLLHLTDYFEVIIGGLDYQKAKPDPEPIYVALQQLKVDPAKAIMVGDNSHDIESANNAGIISVFVEWSEKTRAEIDPFKPDVIVTSMTDLTDYVIRNK; translated from the coding sequence GTGTCAATTGAAACAGTGTTATTTGATTTTGATGGTACCTTAGCGAATACCAATGCTTTGATTAGTCAGTCACATTTGGCAGTCCTAGAAGAGTATTTTCCAGGAGAATATGACTTAGAAGCTGTTCGAGCGTTTAACGGACCTACGTTAGAGATGGTATACGGCAAGTTGAATCCTCTTGAGAAAGAGACGATGATTGCTAAGTATAGACAATTTAATGAAGCTCATCATGATGAAATGGTAACGGTGTTTGAAGGCGTTACTGAAAATTTAGAACGTTTAAAGTCAATTGGCATTCGATTAGCAATTGTTTCAAGTAAGCGAAATGATGTTTTATTACGGGGATTGAAACTTTTACATTTGACCGATTATTTTGAAGTGATTATAGGTGGTTTAGACTATCAAAAAGCAAAGCCAGATCCAGAACCTATTTATGTAGCACTTCAACAATTGAAAGTTGATCCAGCAAAGGCCATCATGGTGGGAGATAATTCTCATGATATTGAGTCGGCTAATAACGCTGGAATTATATCGGTTTTTGTCGAATGGTCAGAAAAGACACGAGCAGAAATTGATCCTTTCAAACCAGATGTAATAGTTACATCAATGACTGATTTAACTGATTATGTTATTAGAAATAAATAA
- the trxB gene encoding thioredoxin-disulfide reductase, translated as MESNEKIYDVVIIGSGPAGMTAALYASRSNLSTLMLERGVPGGQMINTAEIENYPGFLSILGPELSDKMFEGSKQFGAEYAYGDVQKIEDGKEYKTITAGGNEYKTRAIIIATGAEHRKLGVAGENEYNGRGVSYCAVCDGAFFRNKELIVIGGGDSAVEEGTYLTQFASKVTIIHRRGELRAQKILQDRAFKNEKVDFIWNATVSEIHGDDMKVTGATLVDTKDGSTKEIAADGAFIYVGILPQTNSFKDLGITDEEGWIITNDEMETAIPGIFAVGDVRQKTLRQVTTAVGDGGQAGQAVFKYVEELKESLEK; from the coding sequence ATGGAATCAAATGAAAAAATTTATGATGTTGTCATTATTGGATCAGGTCCAGCAGGAATGACAGCAGCGTTATATGCATCAAGATCAAACTTATCAACCTTAATGCTTGAAAGAGGCGTTCCAGGTGGTCAAATGATTAATACAGCTGAAATTGAAAATTATCCTGGGTTTCTAAGTATTTTAGGTCCTGAATTATCAGACAAAATGTTTGAAGGATCAAAACAATTTGGAGCAGAATATGCGTATGGAGATGTTCAAAAAATAGAGGACGGTAAAGAATATAAAACCATTACAGCAGGTGGTAACGAATATAAAACGCGTGCAATCATTATCGCAACTGGAGCAGAGCATCGTAAATTGGGAGTTGCTGGAGAAAATGAATACAATGGACGCGGTGTGTCTTATTGTGCAGTATGTGATGGGGCCTTCTTTAGAAATAAAGAATTGATTGTAATTGGTGGCGGAGATTCAGCAGTTGAAGAAGGAACGTATTTAACTCAATTTGCTAGTAAAGTAACAATTATTCATCGTCGCGGTGAATTACGTGCTCAAAAAATATTGCAAGACCGTGCGTTTAAAAATGAAAAAGTTGACTTTATATGGAATGCAACAGTATCAGAAATTCATGGAGATGACATGAAAGTAACGGGAGCGACTTTGGTTGATACAAAAGATGGTTCAACGAAAGAAATTGCCGCTGATGGAGCGTTTATCTATGTAGGTATTTTACCTCAAACGAATTCTTTTAAAGATTTAGGGATTACAGATGAAGAAGGTTGGATTATTACAAATGATGAGATGGAAACAGCAATTCCAGGTATTTTTGCTGTTGGAGATGTTCGTCAAAAAACATTACGTCAAGTTACTACCGCTGTTGGCGATGGCGGTCAAGCAGGACAAGCTGTCTTTAAATACGTAGAAGAATTAAAAGAAAGTCTAGAAAAATAA
- the lgt gene encoding prolipoprotein diacylglyceryl transferase: protein MNLLLGAINPIAFSLGGLEVHWYGVIIASAVLLAIFMSTHESEKLGIKGDDLIDMMLWALPISIIGARIYYVAFEWRYYVAHPSEIIAIWNGGIAIYGGLIAGGLTVYWFTKKRGLPFWLVLDIAAPSVLIAQAIGRWGNFINQEAHGEETSRAFLENLHLPTFIINNMKIDGIYYQPTFFYESLWNVIGFVLLLILRRRFHLLKRGEVALSYVLWYSFGRFFIEGLRTDSLMLLQTIRVSQLLSVVLFIGAIVIWYYRRKKYPENPYYLDGVISN from the coding sequence ATGAATCTATTATTAGGTGCAATTAATCCAATTGCCTTTTCACTAGGCGGGTTAGAAGTTCATTGGTATGGTGTTATTATTGCATCGGCTGTCTTATTGGCTATTTTTATGAGCACTCATGAGTCGGAAAAATTAGGGATTAAAGGCGACGACTTGATTGATATGATGTTGTGGGCATTGCCAATTTCGATTATAGGGGCTAGAATCTATTATGTTGCGTTTGAATGGCGTTACTATGTTGCGCATCCTTCAGAAATTATTGCGATTTGGAATGGTGGGATCGCCATTTATGGAGGCTTGATTGCTGGAGGTTTGACGGTTTACTGGTTTACTAAAAAAAGAGGCTTGCCATTTTGGCTAGTATTAGATATTGCAGCACCTAGTGTTTTAATCGCACAAGCAATTGGACGTTGGGGAAACTTTATCAATCAAGAAGCCCATGGTGAAGAAACATCAAGAGCTTTTTTAGAAAATCTACATTTACCTACTTTTATTATTAATAATATGAAAATTGACGGAATCTATTATCAACCGACCTTTTTTTATGAATCCTTATGGAATGTGATTGGATTTGTGCTACTATTGATTCTTAGAAGAAGATTCCATTTATTAAAACGTGGAGAAGTAGCTTTGAGCTATGTTCTATGGTATTCATTTGGTCGATTCTTTATCGAAGGTTTGAGAACAGATAGTTTGATGTTGCTGCAAACGATTCGTGTTTCACAGTTATTGTCTGTTGTTTTATTTATAGGTGCTATTGTTATATGGTACTATCGGAGAAAAAAATACCCAGAAAATCCTTATTATTTAGATGGTGTTATTTCGAATTAA
- a CDS encoding phospho-sugar mutase gives MTWKNTYETWKNHKTLEDNLKAELNELANNEAVLEDAFYAPLEFGTAGMRGVLGVGINRMNIYTIRQATEGLASFMDSLGEETKKRGVAIAYDSRHQSPEFAMEAAKTLGKHGIPAFVFESLRPTPELSFAVRELKTYAGIMITASHNPAEYNGYKVYGEDGGQMPPKEADALTTFVREIDNSLEIEVLSETELKNSGLLTILGEDIDAPYLELVKTVTVNPELVKEMSKEMKLVFTPLHGTGQMLGERALKNAGFEGITVVPEQAIPDPSFPTIKSPNPEEHSAFEYAIRLGEKEGADVLVATDPDADRLGIAVKMPAGNYEVLSGNQIASLMLHYLLTAQKEAGTLPTNGTVLKSIVSSELATKIAESFEIKMINVLTGFKFIAEKIKQYEEDHSQIFLFGFEESYGYLVKPFVRDKDAIQALVLVAEVAAFYKKQGKTMYDGLQEIYQTYGYFEEKTISVTMAGIEGTAKIQDLMTKCRAEVPKEFAGISVVSSEDFGNQTRTFQDGRVEPIDMPTSNVLKYQLEDGSWIAIRPSGTEPKIKFYIGAVADTAEKVANKVADFEASIQAIIA, from the coding sequence ATGACTTGGAAGAATACTTATGAAACTTGGAAAAATCATAAAACATTAGAAGATAATTTAAAAGCAGAATTAAATGAATTAGCAAATAATGAAGCAGTCTTAGAAGATGCTTTCTACGCGCCTTTAGAATTTGGAACAGCGGGCATGCGAGGTGTTTTAGGAGTAGGAATTAATCGTATGAACATCTATACCATTCGTCAAGCAACGGAAGGTTTGGCTTCATTTATGGACAGCTTAGGTGAGGAGACGAAAAAAAGAGGAGTAGCTATTGCTTATGACTCACGTCATCAATCACCTGAATTTGCAATGGAGGCAGCTAAAACATTAGGCAAGCATGGCATTCCAGCGTTTGTATTTGAAAGCTTACGTCCAACGCCAGAACTTTCTTTTGCAGTTCGTGAATTGAAAACCTATGCGGGAATTATGATTACAGCAAGTCACAATCCTGCTGAATACAATGGGTACAAAGTTTACGGTGAAGACGGGGGGCAAATGCCACCTAAAGAAGCGGATGCTTTAACAACATTTGTTCGTGAAATTGACAATAGCTTAGAAATTGAGGTATTAAGTGAAACAGAGTTGAAAAATTCTGGTTTATTAACCATACTTGGTGAAGACATTGATGCACCTTATCTTGAATTAGTGAAAACAGTGACAGTGAATCCTGAATTAGTAAAAGAAATGAGCAAAGAAATGAAGCTTGTTTTCACTCCGCTTCATGGAACTGGTCAAATGCTAGGAGAGCGCGCACTAAAAAATGCTGGATTTGAAGGCATTACGGTAGTTCCAGAACAAGCGATTCCTGACCCTAGTTTTCCTACCATCAAATCACCAAATCCAGAGGAACATAGTGCCTTTGAATATGCGATTCGCTTAGGTGAAAAAGAAGGGGCAGATGTTTTAGTTGCAACAGATCCAGACGCAGACCGTCTTGGGATTGCAGTGAAAATGCCTGCTGGAAATTATGAAGTGTTATCAGGAAATCAAATTGCGTCATTAATGTTGCACTATTTATTAACAGCTCAAAAAGAAGCCGGAACATTGCCTACTAATGGTACTGTATTAAAGTCAATCGTTTCAAGTGAGTTAGCAACGAAAATTGCAGAAAGCTTTGAAATTAAAATGATCAATGTTTTAACAGGGTTTAAATTTATTGCAGAAAAAATCAAACAATATGAAGAAGATCATAGTCAAATCTTTTTATTTGGATTTGAAGAAAGCTATGGTTATCTAGTAAAACCTTTTGTTCGCGATAAAGATGCCATTCAAGCTTTAGTATTGGTAGCAGAAGTTGCTGCGTTCTATAAAAAACAAGGAAAAACAATGTATGATGGCTTACAAGAGATTTACCAAACATATGGCTATTTTGAAGAGAAAACAATCTCAGTTACAATGGCGGGAATTGAAGGAACAGCTAAAATTCAAGACTTGATGACAAAATGTCGTGCAGAAGTACCAAAAGAATTTGCAGGTATTTCTGTTGTAAGTTCTGAGGACTTTGGCAATCAAACAAGAACATTCCAAGACGGAAGAGTAGAGCCAATTGACATGCCGACATCTAACGTTTTAAAATATCAATTAGAAGATGGCAGTTGGATTGCGATTCGTCCATCTGGAACAGAACCGAAAATTAAGTTTTATATTGGTGCAGTAGCAGATACAGCTGAAAAAGTAGCGAATAAGGTAGCAGATTTTGAAGCAAGTATTCAAGCTATTATTGCATAA
- a CDS encoding tetratricopeptide repeat protein: MSDSENKRAPIIEFFPSSEYYFSLGIAAFQKNDILKAKKYLNRAATLCKTEEEKIFALCQLAICHQHAGEFNESITILDTLIEESGDIFSEAYYFQANNYAFLEDLEEALELVKMYLKEDPTGDFIEEATELKQTLEMELKGY; encoded by the coding sequence ATGTCTGATTCTGAAAATAAGCGAGCACCGATTATTGAGTTTTTCCCATCAAGTGAATATTACTTTAGTTTAGGAATTGCAGCGTTTCAAAAAAACGATATCCTCAAGGCTAAAAAATATTTGAATCGTGCAGCGACACTTTGTAAAACAGAGGAAGAAAAAATTTTTGCTCTTTGCCAGCTAGCAATTTGCCATCAGCATGCCGGTGAATTTAATGAATCTATTACTATTTTAGATACATTGATTGAAGAAAGTGGGGACATTTTTAGCGAAGCTTATTATTTTCAAGCAAACAATTATGCTTTTTTAGAGGACTTAGAGGAAGCGTTGGAGTTAGTAAAAATGTATTTAAAAGAAGATCCTACCGGTGATTTTATTGAAGAAGCAACTGAATTAAAACAAACTTTAGAAATGGAATTGAAAGGATACTAA
- a CDS encoding NAD(P)H-dependent glycerol-3-phosphate dehydrogenase, with translation MSKKIAVLGAGSWGTALAMVLDENGHDVRLWGNNVEQMSEINNDHCNARYLPEIQLSKSIKGFTDLKLAVEAVDVVLFVVPTKAMRSVAHQVASVLTSPAVIAHASKGLEQETHKRISEVLEEEIPEELRKAVVVLSGPSHAEEVAVKDITTITSASTNLAGAELIQSLFMNRYFRVYTNEDIIGVEMGAALKNIIAVGAGALHGLGYGDNAKAALMTRGLAEISRLGVAFGAQPLTFIGLSGVGDLIVTCTSVHSRNWRAGDLLGKGHNLQEVLDNMGMIVEGVSTTKAAYELAKQKNIEMPITEAIYDVLYNKTDVKEVVSHLMTRDGKAES, from the coding sequence ATGTCGAAGAAAATTGCTGTACTTGGTGCAGGTTCATGGGGTACGGCCCTAGCAATGGTATTAGATGAAAATGGTCATGATGTTCGTTTATGGGGAAATAATGTTGAACAAATGAGTGAAATCAATAACGATCATTGCAATGCTCGCTATTTACCGGAAATTCAATTATCTAAAAGCATTAAAGGCTTTACAGATTTAAAATTAGCAGTTGAAGCTGTTGATGTTGTACTTTTCGTAGTTCCAACAAAAGCAATGCGATCAGTTGCACATCAAGTAGCCTCTGTCTTAACTTCACCAGCTGTAATTGCTCATGCTAGTAAAGGGTTAGAACAAGAAACGCATAAACGAATTTCAGAGGTATTAGAAGAGGAAATCCCAGAGGAATTAAGGAAAGCAGTTGTTGTTTTATCAGGTCCTAGTCACGCAGAAGAAGTTGCAGTTAAAGACATTACAACTATAACGTCAGCATCTACTAATTTGGCGGGCGCAGAATTGATTCAGTCGTTATTTATGAATCGTTATTTCCGAGTGTACACCAATGAAGATATTATCGGTGTTGAAATGGGAGCGGCCTTGAAAAATATTATTGCAGTTGGAGCAGGTGCACTCCATGGCTTAGGTTATGGAGACAATGCAAAAGCGGCTTTAATGACTCGAGGACTTGCCGAAATTAGTCGATTAGGTGTTGCTTTTGGTGCCCAGCCTTTAACCTTTATTGGTTTAAGTGGTGTGGGTGATTTGATTGTTACGTGTACGAGTGTTCATTCAAGAAACTGGCGTGCCGGTGATTTACTTGGAAAAGGTCATAATTTACAAGAAGTACTAGATAATATGGGCATGATTGTTGAAGGAGTTTCAACAACGAAAGCGGCTTACGAATTAGCAAAACAAAAAAATATTGAGATGCCGATTACGGAAGCAATTTATGATGTTTTGTACAATAAAACAGACGTAAAAGAAGTTGTCTCTCATTTAATGACTAGAGATGGAAAAGCAGAAAGTTAA
- the hprK gene encoding HPr(Ser) kinase/phosphatase: MTSSVTVRELVDTLRLDVHNGEEHLDRLITTSDVSRPGLELTGYFNYYPQERVQLFGKTETSFSERMTSEERLIVMRRMCQPNTPAFILSRDLVPPKELVQATTEAGIPLIMSRLTTTRLSSNVTNFLEGKLAERISMHGVLIDVYGLGVLITGDSGVGKSETALELIQRGHRLVADDRVEIHQQDEQTVVGESPDILRHLIEIRGIGIIDVMNLFGAGAVRSSKTIQVIVNLETWTKEKKFDRLGGGEEITRIFDVDVPKISIPVKTGRNLAIIIEVAAMNFRAKSMGYDATKTFEKNLEILIEKNSQDN; this comes from the coding sequence ATGACTAGTAGTGTAACGGTAAGAGAATTAGTGGATACACTTCGTTTAGATGTACATAACGGAGAAGAACATTTGGATCGTTTGATTACGACCAGTGATGTTTCACGACCAGGTTTAGAATTAACAGGCTATTTTAATTATTATCCACAAGAACGAGTTCAGTTGTTTGGTAAAACTGAAACGTCTTTTTCTGAACGAATGACTAGTGAAGAACGTTTAATTGTGATGAGAAGAATGTGTCAACCGAATACTCCTGCATTTATTTTGTCAAGAGACTTAGTTCCACCAAAGGAATTGGTTCAAGCGACTACAGAAGCTGGAATTCCTTTGATTATGTCACGATTAACAACAACTCGATTATCCAGTAATGTAACAAATTTCTTAGAAGGTAAGTTAGCTGAACGGATTTCTATGCACGGGGTCTTGATTGATGTTTATGGACTAGGAGTCTTAATTACAGGTGATAGTGGTGTTGGGAAAAGTGAAACTGCATTGGAACTAATTCAACGTGGACATCGTCTTGTAGCAGATGATCGAGTTGAAATTCATCAACAAGATGAACAAACTGTTGTCGGGGAATCACCAGATATTTTACGTCACTTAATTGAAATTCGAGGTATTGGCATTATTGATGTGATGAACTTATTTGGTGCAGGTGCTGTTAGAAGTAGTAAAACGATTCAAGTGATCGTGAATTTAGAAACGTGGACTAAAGAAAAGAAATTTGATCGTCTTGGTGGCGGAGAAGAAATCACACGTATTTTTGACGTAGATGTGCCTAAAATATCGATTCCAGTTAAAACGGGTCGCAATTTAGCGATTATTATTGAAGTAGCAGCAATGAATTTTAGAGCGAAGAGTATGGGCTATGATGCTACGAAAACCTTTGAAAAAAATCTAGAAATTTTGATTGAGAAAAACTCTCAGGACAATTAA